The DNA window ACGCCACCTCCGTCAGGCTCATCTCCTGCGGCCGGAAGCGCCCCTCCGCGCGCCCTCTCGCGCGCCACACCGACCACCGCGCCCGGTAGCGCCGGCCATCCTTCCCCTGGAAGTCCACCTCCGCGAAGCCCTCGCCCGCGCCCCGGCGCAACATGCCGCGCACGTCGTACGCGGACAGCCGCGCCTCGTCCTCCTCGTCCGCCCGCCCCACCGGCACGCCGCCGCGCCCGCCCAACCTCGGCGTCCGGTCGAACAACGCCAGACACAGCGCATCCAGGAGCGTGCTCTTCCCCGCCCCCGTCGCCCCCGTAATCGCGAACAACCCCAGCCGGTCCAACGGCGGCCGGTCCAGCTCCAGCGCGAAGTTCCCCGCGAAGCTCGTGAGGTTGCTCCCCCGGATGCCGAGGATTCTCATGACGCGTCCTCCTGCACCTGGGTCAGCAGCGTATGGAACGCCTCCAGCAACAGCTCGGAGGGCGGCTCCTCGTAATCCCGCGCGAACCGCGCCCGGAAGACGTCCTCCGGCGTGCGCTCCCGCAACGACAGCATCGCCGGCCCCGTCTCCGCCAGCGCGCCCCCCGTCCCCGTGTACGCGGGCGTCAGCTTCACCAGCCGCGCCGCGCGTCCCTCCAGCGCCTTCTCCACCTTCTGCCGCAGCGAAGGCTCCGGCCGAGGCAGCGACACACACACCTCCAGGTAGGGCCGCCGCCACTCCGGCATCGCCTCATCCAACGCCGGCAGCGCCTCCAGCAGCGCCACCACGTCGTCCAGCACCGCCGCATCCCGCGCGGGCACCCGCACCATCTCCGCCCGCCGAGGCACCGCCACCGACTCCACGCGCTCCAGCGCCTCCCCCTTCAAGTCCACCAGCAACACCTGGTGCCGGTAACCCGCCTCCGACAGCGACAACGGCAACGGTGAGCCGCTGTAGCGGACCCCTTCGCGCCCGCCCACGCGCTGCGCCTTGTGCAGGTGCCCCAGCGCCGCGTACGCCACGTCCTCGGGGAACAGGTCCACGGGCAGCGCATGCTGGTTGCCGCCCAGAATCTTCCGCTCGCTGAGCTCCGACAGCTCCGAGCCCGTCATGTAGCAATGGCCCATGGCCACCAGCGCCTGCCCCGGCTGACGCCGATGCCTCGCGGCCTCCAGCACCTCCGAGTACACCGCGCGAACGCCCTCCACCAACCGGTCCCCCACGTCCTCGCGCAGCGGAGGCAGGTCCGACGGCCGCAGGTACGGCACCGCCGCCACCCACGCCGCCACATGCCCCTTCGCGTCGTGCACCGGCACCAGGAGCCGCGCCAGGTCCACCCCCCTCTCCCCGCGAGGCAGTCCGCCCACGACCTTCACGCCCAACGCCGCGAACAGCGGGTCCGGCGCATCCAGCCGCGCCGCCGAGTCATGGTTGCCGCCAATCACCACCACATCCAACCGGGGCAGCCGCCGACGGGCCTTCGCGATGAACTGGTACCAGGCCGCCTGGGCCTCCGCGCTGGGATTGGACGTGTCGAAGATGTCGCCAGCCACCAGCAGCGCATCCACCGCCTGGGCCTCGAGCGTGTCCAACAGCCACTCTAGGAACGCGCCGTGCTCCGCCTCGCGCGAGACGTCGTACAGCGTGTGTCCCAGATGCCAGTCCGACGTGTGCAGCAAGCGCATCCCGCGTTCACCCTCCCTCAACCCCACGGTTCCCAGGCCGGCCAGCAGCCTCCTCCGGGGATGCCGTCCGCACCAAGCGCCGGGCGCCTGCTCCCTTACACGCTCCCTCTGACATTGGGGCAAGTGTCTGGAATCTGGCGGCTTTTCCGCGCGCTCGGCCTCGCACGTCGTGCGCCTCTGGAGGACCCACGAGGGCGACTGGCCGCGCAGTGCCCACTGGGAGGATGATTCCCCGCATGACCGAAGGGGAGTACTTGAAGGGGGGCTTCTTCCTACTGGCGCTGCTCTCCCTCGCCATCACGCTCTGGGTGAACTACCGGATCGACCAGACGACGAAGAGGGTGTGGCACATCTTCGCGACAGCCCGTGACTGGAGCTACGCGGAAATCGCACGGCAGCTCGAAGTCCTGGGCCTTCACCATGGCGCCCAGGTCTCCCTGGTCACCGAGTACCGACACCAGGGAAGAGGGGCCCAACGGGTGGCGGTCCTGCGCGTGGACATGAGCGACATCCTTCCCTCCAGCCTCCACCTGGAGCCCAAGCACTTCCTCGACAGGGTCCTCCAGGTCTTCGACAAGAAGGACAACGAGGTGGGCGACCAGCAGTTGGACGCCGCGCTGTACCTGAAGGACCTCACTCCCGAGGTGCGCGCGTACGTCGTCGCGCCCCAGGTGAAGGAGTCCCTGCTGAGAGTCAGCAAGGGCTACCGGCACTTCGTCATCATCGGGGGACTGCTGGAGGTGACCTATCATCGCGGTGTGCCCTTCACCGCCGTCGACCTGGAGAAGTTCGTCGCCCCAGCACTCGCTTTCGTGGATGCACTCCGGACGGCGGTAAACCCCACCGCCGTCTCGGAGCTCCACCCCGCTCAGCGAGGCTGACGCCGCCGCCGCACCAGCGCCAGCACCGCCAAGGCTCCCCAGGCCAGCGCGCCCACGGGAGCCGCGCCACATCCACAGCCGCCTCCCGAGGGGAAGGGCAACGGTGGCTCCTTTCCCGCATCCGGCTCTCCCCCACCCGCGTCGGGAGTCCCCGCATCGGGCGGCACCAGCGTGCAGTCTCCAGTCCCCACGCACACCTTCACCTCGGCCTCCGCGCGATTCCCCCGGGTGTCCACCACGACGAAGCGCACCAGGTGTCCTCCGGGCGCCAGGTCCGTCGTGTCCCAGCGGTTGTGCTCGCCACCGAAGTGGAAGTGATTGTCCGTGCGCTCATCGACGTAGCGCCGCTCTCCGTCCACGTAGAACTCCGCCTGCGTGCAGCCCACGTCGTCCTCGCAGTCGCCGTAGAACTCCGCGGACGCGCCAGAGACACGCGCCTCCGCCGTGGGCTGCGTGAGCTTCGCGACCGGCGGCTCGTCCTGCTTCACCGTGATGGAGAACCGCTGAGCGGCTTCGGGGGCCACGCCGTTGGCAACGCGCACCGCGACGTCCACCGTCATCTCCGTGGTGGGCGTCCAGGAGATGAGGCCCGTGGCCCCGTCGATGCTCATCCCCGGAGGTGAAGCCGTGAGCGAATACGTGGCCGCGGGACGGGCTCGCGCCTCCACGTCGTAGCGGTACGGGTTGCCCACCACCGCCGTGGTGAGCGCGGTAGAGGTGATGTCCGGCGCCAGGTCGTTCATGTCCACCTCCGCCACCGTCACCGTGCGCGAGTCCAGGCCCGTGGCGGCGACAGAGAACGTGGCGACCCCATCCGCGTTGTCGGCATCGGCGGCGGCCGCCAGCGTCACCGTCTGCGGCGTGTTCCAGTTGCTCGGCGTCAACGTCAGCGACGCCCCCTCCTGCACGGTCAGGTCCGCATCACCAGAGGTGCGCGCCACGCTCACCGTGACGTTGCGAACGGGGGCACGGGAGAGCGCCACCGTGAACGTCGAGGTGCCGCCCTCGGGGACGTTGACGTTGCTCGACGAGAGCACGAGCTGCGCGGAGTTGTCCTCGATGGTCGTCGCCAGCACGGACTCCGACGTGAGGCCGCTCGACGACACGGTGAAGGTGGCCGTGTCCTGCACGGCGTCCGCATCCTCCAACGCCTCGAGGGTCACCACGCGAGGGACACTCCAGTCGTCCAGCGTGAAGGTGAAGGTCGCCGGACCGGAGATGCGCAAATCCGAGCTTCCGCCCGGAGCGCGGTAGACATCCACCACCACGGGGCCCGAGGGCGCCTGCGCCAGCCGCACGGTGAAGGTGGCCCGGCCGCCTTCGACGACGCGGGGATACAGCCCCGACACCACCAGCCGCTGACCGGTGGGGGTGGGGACGATGCGGCGCAGGTGGCCGCCCTGGACGCCAATCGTGTACAGCGCGCCGTCCGGGCCCACCGCCGCGTCGACATACGACGAGAAGCTGTCGCCCCACCGGTCCACCGTCGCCACGGTGTTGTCCGCCGCCAGTGTGGCACGCATGAAGGTGGCGTCGACGTAGTCGCCGAAGAAGTAGTTGCCTCGGTACTCTGGCGGGAACAGCGTGGCGTCATAGAAGACGCCGCCATTCATGCAGCCCCCCAACCGCTGCGTCGTCGCCGAGCCGCCACCACTGCTCGCGTCCGCCACGCCCGCCTGCGCCACGGTGAACGTCGTCGCGCTCGGGGTGCTGGCGACGTAGAAGTCTCCGTTGAACGAGGCATCCGTCACGCCAGCGAGGGTGAGCTTCTCTCCCTTGCGGAAGCCATGGGTGGCGGTGGTGGTGAAGGTGGTGACGCCGCCTGAGCGCACCGCGCCGCCCGCGATGAGGGTCCGCTCATCGGTGCCCTTGGTGCGGTACTTGATGACGGGGGTGATGTACTTGTTCGTGGCCGGCTGGTTGTTCTCATAGTCGTTGTAGCCGGCGTGGTCTCCGCTCTTCACCACGAAGGCCTGCTCGTAGTTGGTGCCCACCACGTTGACCCACAAGAGGCCGGTGCTCGGCTGGAAGGTCAGGGTGAAGGGGTTGCGGAAGCCGCGCGCCCAGATGCGCTCATTGTTGGGCCCCACGCCGTCGTTGAACGGGTTGTCGTTCACCGGTGAGCCATCGCGATTCACCCGGCTCACCTTCGCGGCCAGCGACGTGAGGTCCGCGTCCACGCCCGTGCCGTTGCCCAGGTCGCCGATGGCGAAGTACAGCTTGCCGTCCGGCCCGAAGCCCAGCGCGCCACCGTCGTGGTTCTCGCCTCGCGTGGGGAGCCCCGAGACAATCACCGTGCGCGCCGTGCCCGCGCCGTTGAGGTCGGTGTAGCGGACAATCTGCTGCTCCGAGGCGGAGACGGTGACGAAGATGTAGACGTAGCGGTTGACGGTGTAGTTCGGGTCGAACGCGATGCCGATGACGCCACACTCGCTGTTGGTTTCAACCACGGGCTCCCTGGCGAACAGGCTCGTCACCAGGGTGGTGCCGCCCGGCGTCGTCGTCCGAGGCAAGCCATTGCTCGTCGCCACCACCCGCACGTCACCCGACTTGATGGTGACGAACAAGCGCCCGGAGCCATCCGGCGCCCACGCCAGGCCCGTGGCCTGGCTCAAGTCATTCGACGTGTAGACCGTCTCGGTGAAGCCCGAGGGGACCGCGGCCCAGGCGGGCGCTGCGAGCAAGAGCAACAGGGTCAGCAGTTGGCGCATGTGCCCAGGATACCGCACGCACGAGACAGACCCGACGCGTCAACGATTCATCGCGTCCT is part of the Myxococcus landrumus genome and encodes:
- a CDS encoding exonuclease SbcCD subunit D C-terminal domain-containing protein; the protein is MRLLHTSDWHLGHTLYDVSREAEHGAFLEWLLDTLEAQAVDALLVAGDIFDTSNPSAEAQAAWYQFIAKARRRLPRLDVVVIGGNHDSAARLDAPDPLFAALGVKVVGGLPRGERGVDLARLLVPVHDAKGHVAAWVAAVPYLRPSDLPPLREDVGDRLVEGVRAVYSEVLEAARHRRQPGQALVAMGHCYMTGSELSELSERKILGGNQHALPVDLFPEDVAYAALGHLHKAQRVGGREGVRYSGSPLPLSLSEAGYRHQVLLVDLKGEALERVESVAVPRRAEMVRVPARDAAVLDDVVALLEALPALDEAMPEWRRPYLEVCVSLPRPEPSLRQKVEKALEGRAARLVKLTPAYTGTGGALAETGPAMLSLRERTPEDVFRARFARDYEEPPSELLLEAFHTLLTQVQEDAS
- a CDS encoding PQQ-dependent sugar dehydrogenase, translated to MRQLLTLLLLLAAPAWAAVPSGFTETVYTSNDLSQATGLAWAPDGSGRLFVTIKSGDVRVVATSNGLPRTTTPGGTTLVTSLFAREPVVETNSECGVIGIAFDPNYTVNRYVYIFVTVSASEQQIVRYTDLNGAGTARTVIVSGLPTRGENHDGGALGFGPDGKLYFAIGDLGNGTGVDADLTSLAAKVSRVNRDGSPVNDNPFNDGVGPNNERIWARGFRNPFTLTFQPSTGLLWVNVVGTNYEQAFVVKSGDHAGYNDYENNQPATNKYITPVIKYRTKGTDERTLIAGGAVRSGGVTTFTTTATHGFRKGEKLTLAGVTDASFNGDFYVASTPSATTFTVAQAGVADASSGGGSATTQRLGGCMNGGVFYDATLFPPEYRGNYFFGDYVDATFMRATLAADNTVATVDRWGDSFSSYVDAAVGPDGALYTIGVQGGHLRRIVPTPTGQRLVVSGLYPRVVEGGRATFTVRLAQAPSGPVVVDVYRAPGGSSDLRISGPATFTFTLDDWSVPRVVTLEALEDADAVQDTATFTVSSSGLTSESVLATTIEDNSAQLVLSSSNVNVPEGGTSTFTVALSRAPVRNVTVSVARTSGDADLTVQEGASLTLTPSNWNTPQTVTLAAAADADNADGVATFSVAATGLDSRTVTVAEVDMNDLAPDITSTALTTAVVGNPYRYDVEARARPAATYSLTASPPGMSIDGATGLISWTPTTEMTVDVAVRVANGVAPEAAQRFSITVKQDEPPVAKLTQPTAEARVSGASAEFYGDCEDDVGCTQAEFYVDGERRYVDERTDNHFHFGGEHNRWDTTDLAPGGHLVRFVVVDTRGNRAEAEVKVCVGTGDCTLVPPDAGTPDAGGGEPDAGKEPPLPFPSGGGCGCGAAPVGALAWGALAVLALVRRRRQPR